The Zootoca vivipara chromosome 5, rZooViv1.1, whole genome shotgun sequence genome includes the window ggtccttcaggggcacagttaccccattcaggaccagggagtcctccacacctgcccgcctcctgtcctcccaaaacagtacttctgtctgtGATCCAGATTCCCTCCATTCACTGAATATATGTGTGTTCAAACCATGCAGCACATTTTAGAAAGTATGTCTGCCTTGTCCCTCAGGTTGAACCTTATGTGATCTgggctttcttcctccttttAGATATAATATAGGGGGCTCTACATCTTCCATAGCAGCTCTGTGCTCATATTTCTTTGATGAAGGACACCCAGTTCTTCTGGACAAGGTCTACAACAGACCCAATGATACCACCAGAGACATGTGGACCCTTTCGCAGCTTACAGGTGAGAGCAATTATACTTTTGGTTTGTAGGTGTCAATAGATTTCCTGATGCCTATATTAGAAAGCCACTGAGAGCGTGTAATTCATGAAATGTCAGAATGGCTGAAAGCATGGGTCATTGTCAAGCAGTTCCGATTAAGAAATGGGGGAAACAATGAACACATGGGGAAACAGTGTTTAACACCTcattttttgtaatgtttgaaaacGGGATGTTACTGGGGCTTGACCACCAAGCATGAGGAAGGTGGGAGAGCTAAATTCTCAGGTCAGGAGGGACCAGGGAAGGCACTGAAATTCCCCACTGGGCAGAGCAGCTTGTActtcctcctccatcttcctCAGAGTAATGCAAGGGGTTGAGGACGACAGTACTCTCGTTTTAGGCAgttggtgttatgtattaagttaactgcagtactccttctggccaccgtggctgcagttcttaccctgctcactgtgcctgcagttctcactcaggtccacaacatgcaaatgaaggattgagagtgctgttcacggattgggtagctaggggaagtttgttactgttgcaagttactgagtactatataagccagttggctaagctgctgttcagagctggttgttttgagagctgtgtcttcatccttctttccCACTATTCTACAGTTGCCTTGTTCCGGCTGTCTGTGTGGCCTTTATCAAGCTGCACTTTTTCGGACTTAATTTGCAATCTGTAGAGCAGAAGGAATAGCCACTTGCTTCTCAGGATTGCTGTAAGCAGGAACAAGATTCATATAAGGCACTTCTAAAATCGAGACACTATGGACTCAACTACATTAGtcgaattaggtaaaggtaaagggacccctgaccattaggtccagtcgtgaccgactctggggttgcgcgctcatctcacattattggccgagggagccggcgtacagcttccaggccatgtggccagcatgacaaagccgcttctggcgaaccagagcagcacatggaaacgccgtttaccttcccgctatagcggttcctatttatctacttgcattttgatgtgctttcgaactgctaggttggcaggagctgggaccaagcaacgggagctcatcccgtcacagggattcgaaccgccgatcttctgatcagcaagccctaggctccgtggtttagcccacagcgccacctgtgtcccacatTAGTCGAATTACAatgttataaatgtgttataacactgtgacaccagatggcgctgtagagatGAAATGAAAAGTCAATAATAATTTCCATTGTGAGCTTTTACAACTTTTCTCCATAGCGTTcttttatagctgtgtagatccagcctatgTAAATTAAGTAAGGATTTAAATTTCGATGTGGATTTCGAACCCTTGAGGTCTTATTACCCCTTATTTCATAGCtgcaaggaggaggggagccAATTGTAGAATCGTAGGGTTGAAAGGAACCAATGTACTAACCTAGTGCATGTTATCTTGCCTCTTGCAGGTCTGAGATATGGTTCCAATAAAGGTCTAATCATCCTAACCAGCTCTGTCACTGCCGGTGCCGCCGAGGAATTTGCGTTCATCATGAAGAGACTGGGCAGAGCCTTCATCGTTGGGCAAAGGACCAGCGGAGGTTGCCTCCCGCCTCAGACATACCATGTGGATGGCACCAGCCTCTACATCACCATTCCAACTTCCAGATCCATCATTTCCATGGATGACACCTGGGAGGGTGTGGGCGTTAGTCCTCACATGGAAGTTCCCCCTGAGGTGGCACTCATCAAGGCTAAGGAAATGTTGCAGCTCCACAGGTCCAGCTAAACTTGAGGTCCAACAAGAAAGGCCCCACAGGAGCGAAAGGCAGGAAATGAAAATTAGGGAAGTTGAGTGTTTCATCCCGGCAAATCTGTCCCAGGCCTCTGCTATCTCAAGGATATAactgacatacctgccaagttactgtcggagaaataagggaccgggcgcaagtagcagaccggaagtagagctgccgccattttggaactgggcggagcatgctcagaagtgacttttgatgctgctttgcccagttccaaaatggccgccgcgccagaagtcgcactgcagccattttggaactgggcagagcagcatcaaaagttgcttctgagcatgcttcgcccagtcccaaaatggccgccacgccagaataaaccgggggggaaacaaaaaaacatgttttttcagctaggaacagctgggaaaatggggatttcccggggaatacgggagacttggcagctatgataactGACCAGTCCCAGTTTTTATGAGAAGTCCGCAAATGGGGCAGAAAGACATGCagaacaacccccaccccaccccacagtttCCTCTTTCAGAGCCTGGAAGGCCTGAGCCCCCATGATACACACAGAATAGATGGCTAGGAGCAGCCGAAACTCCATTTACCCAGGGAGACTTTTCGACTCCGATGCAAATTTACAGGTCATGCCACCCTGGATGTCATCCCGCCTCAATGCGGTGCCCCCCCTTATTTATCCTTGCTGATTCATGAGTGGATTCGTGCAATCTTGTACATGTGTGAATCGTCGTGAAGAGAGATGCCGATTCCTGTAGGGGTTATTCAGAAGTGTGTAAAATGCTTCTACCTTTGCGACTAAAGAAGTCCTATGCGCCTAGGCAGAAACTCATCAGACTGAAGGCAATATTGCCTTGTGTGTGAGCACggggcatgcatgcatgcagacaAAAGTGATGGAGGCTGCCCGTTTCCGTTGAGGATTTTTACAAGACCTCGTTACGAAAGCGTAGCAAGTTTGACCCATCTATCATGGTTCCAGTGATATGTCATTAGTTGAATCATATTACTTAATGTATGGAGCCTGAGTTTGCCACTAGAATTCTGAACAGTGACCAGGTGTTCTTGAAACCCATTTCCTTGTTGTACTTGGATATCTTTTTTTGCCAGACTAGCTGACCGGAAGCAGTGCCTAACTAACGGTCAGGTCTTGTCCGAGACAAAAAATGCAAGTCGTATAGGCTTCCGTTCTGTATCTTCACCAATGTATGTTTATTAAGAAAAGGGCACCGTGCATGAGGCTAAGAGCAGGATCTGGACTGCACTGTTCTGTGAGAATTAAGATCCaagaacagaaagagaaaagttaggtcaaaataaaaatctgatttaatccTATCTGCTTCTCTCTGCGATCAGCATCTTGCTCCCAGCCCTCATGTCTTTGCTGTTGAAAACACCTTCTGTGGCTTGTCGTCACAGCATGTGCAAGAGAAGAATTGCATTTCCAGCCACTCCAACATGTATGGCATATTTAGATGGGCAGATTATTAACATTGCTGCTGTTCATCCGATCTGCAACTCATTAGGGCACCACATGCCATTTTTATGGTCTTTATTTTCAACTTCCACAGCCTGATAGCCCTTATGTCCCTTTCAAAACTGAAATGAAAATTATCCATAGATTTAAAAGTGCATATTTTATTGTGCTGCGTATTTAATTCACAGCTTTTgcgggcattaaaaaaaatcttgctgcatattttgtaaaCCGGATTACCGCTGTGAAAAGTTCTGCTATAAGAATCTGGTGGCATATATTGATTTATTTGCAGGGAAAGTCACAGTATAAAGGTCTGTGTCGGTTTACGTTACTCCTGTAGCCAGAATAGAGTCGTTTTGGTCTTCAGTATGTATTTAGCTGCTTCAGCACGCTTTAACAACACAATTTTAAACATATgtatctactctgaagtaagcactactgagttcaatggggcctaCATGCATGTGAGTATAAAAATGCCACCAAAGttattcaaatatatttaaatttgTGTGTAATGATATAATGTTTACTTTGTGTCGAAAGGGTAAAATGCTTTTTATTCACACTTATCTTGTACAGTATAGGGATTTTTAGTGGACCAAATAAATAGTCCAAGAGCTTTCCTCTCACTTGCTGaactagttgttgtttagtcgtttagtcgtgtccgactcttcgtgaccccatggaccatagcacgccaggcactcctgtcttccactgcctcccgcagtttggtcaaactcatgttcgtagcttcgagaacactgtccaaccatctcgtcctctgtcatccccttctccttgtgccctccatctttcccaacatcagggtcttttccagggagtcttctcttctcatgaggtggccaaagtattggagcctcagcttcacgatctgtccttccagtgagcactcagggctgatttccttcagaatggagaggtttgatcttcttgccatccatgggactctcaagagtctcctccagcaccataattcaaaagcatcaattcttcggcgatcagccttctttatggtccagctctcacttccatacatcactactgggaaaaccatagctttaactatacggacctttgtcggcaaggtgatgtctctgctttttaagatgctgaacTAGTAGAGGGCTCAAAATATTACATACAGGTATTCTTATTGGAGCAACCTGCTTTTACATCCAAGCTACTGAAACTGAGAACTGCATGAAACTTTCACCCAGAACTCACTAACCTACTCATTAATGTAGTTGTGTAGCCTATGCTAATCTTTATATTTTGTATTATCCGCATTcacacagtaaaccatggttggaaataaaaccatggtttcctgtgaACTAGCAGTATGCTGCTTCACACTGGTCACCGGTTCACGCTCCACCCTACCTGCCTCCGGGAAAAGCAAGCAACAAGCCTTGGCTACCTCTTGTGATatgttccccaccccaaacagcTATGAGCTGTAACCCAGTAATGCTGCTTCTCACGTAATGCTAAAGTCCCGTGGTTTCTTTCTCCCAGAGCCAGAAGGGCTGGAGCACGTACCCTTGGTTTTCTCCTTCGTGAAACAATGGTGCTGTCAAGAGCAGACGGCATGGTGGGGCTGCGGGGCTTGCCTGACTGCTCTCCAGCTGAgtcactgctgcattctgggaaGCGGGCAATGACAAAAGTCAGGAAAAGCGCCAACACATGCAGCAGATTGGTACATGAACTGGGAGAACCAtggttcttccccacccctgtcctggTACCCAGAGCAACTCAGCCATAGGGAGATCGCTCACCGTCCTACTGCTTATTGTTACATTTGAACAAAACCAGTACAGAACTATGTCACGCTTATCCTACAATAAACGTTCAATTACCTTATCATTGCAGCGCCTACCAAGTTCCTCTAAACACCTTaggtaaaggttaaaggtaaaaggacccctgacattaGGTCCAATCGGGAAACGCCGTtgcgggttgcggcactcatctcgctttactggccgagggagccgacgtttgtccacagacagtttttccagctcatgtggccagcatgactaagccacttctggtgaaaccagagcagcgcacggaaacgccgtttaccttcccaccgcagtggtacctatttatctacttgcactttgacatgctttcaaactgctaggttggcaggagctgggaccgaacaacagaagctcaccccgtcatggggattcgaaccgccgaccttctgactgacaagccctaggctcagtggtttagaccattcgcctggcgccttcattatacacctttagggccaggcaaaaacgttcctttttaaccaggcctttggctgacctaATCAACAtcctctataccaggcacccccaaacttcggccctccagatgttttggactacaattcccatcatccctgaccactggtcctgttagctagggatcatgggagttgtaggccaaaacatctggagggccgcagtttggggatgcctgctctataccctttaaaatgtggctcttttggggtgtGAGTTATGTTAttggattattgtttttattctgattttatatgcagtggtacctcgggttaagaacttaattcattctgcaggtctgttcttaacctgaaactgttcttaacctgaggtaccactttagctaatggggcctcccgctgccgccgcgctgccaccacacgatttctgttctcatcctgaagcaaagttcttaagccgaggtattatttctgggttagcggaatctgtaacctgaagcatctgtaacccgaggtaccagtgtattgtgatcttttctgtgagaggccctgagacctctgggtatagggcggtatataaattcaaataataataatagtttataagTAATACACTATGGACTTGTCTACACTATGGTTTGTGCCGTGCACCGATCCAAGTAGATATGTGCACAGGGTCcctttgcacccttggcaaggggTGTGTGATCACGTTACATTAGAAATGACTACATTTTACTTGACCCCATTACTCAAAAGCGTCTGGAATGAGGGTGGGGTGGAAGGGCAAATAAACTCACTCCCTTTGTACCGCAAAGCAAGAAGGACAAGAAGCTTTTCCTGCCCTTGATCTCGTCGCAACAGGCTGTGCGTCGCCACACACACATACGTCATTCAAACCATAGCCTCATAGGTGATGGAAACAGGAGTCACCCCCCTCAGATCAATAGAGAACATGTTGggcctggggaaggaggagatgcCAGGATGTTGGCTGCTGTTCCCGTTTGTGACCTCGCATCTTTTCAGCCGGTTGTGTGAAAAAGGCTGGATTCACAACTTTAGTAGGATCAGGGGCGAGGACCATCGCCAGGGTTTTCTTCTCCCGCCGTGCGTGATTTGTGTGTGAAATGAGGGGTTTTATGTGGAAGAGTTTTGTATCCTCCTCACTCATAACCACTCCTTTTCTGGGCCTGAGCGACCGCTGCTGATTTACATGCAGCTtaaggtctaaaccactgaggtctaaaccactctggggagagcattccacaggtgggaagccactgcagagaaggccccgttctcgtgtcgccaccctccggacctctcaaggaggaggcacacgaaggagggcctagGGATACGGTAGGCTTTCCACCTCGTGCTGTATCACCAGCTAACCACTGCGATATAGCAATATATCACGATGACTGAAATAACACcgggaaaagctgggaaagcagCTGGGCTGTGGGTGGATGGAGGAGCAAccgggaggaagggaaagggactTCCTGCTTACTGGGCAAAGGAGCTCCTGCCCTCTCCATTTCTCAGACGGGGCCTGAGAAGATGCTCCACCTGCCTCCTTACTGCCTGCACAGTTGCCTCTTTGCCCAAGCAAGTGGAGTGGGCTGTCGTGGCCGGCAAGCAGCAATTTGAGCTGGTGATACATCACAGCTCCCTGGTCGCCACCAGCAGGCAGGCTGGAATGCGCTGTGCTGGCAGGGGCCGTGAAGCCGCGATGCACCGCCAGCTCAAAAAGTCTCAAACCGGTATCACGATTTGAACTTCATCCTGGTTTCAGGCGAAGAATTGAAATATTGCCCAACTCTATCTCGCCTATGATGTCTTAGGTACTGTTCAATGTTTTACTCAATGCCTAatggatcttcactggctcccagtacatttccgagcacaattcaaagtgttggtgctgacctttaaagccctaaatggcctcagtccagtatacctgaaggagcgtctccaacccccattgtacagcccagacactgaggtccagggccgagggccttctggcggttccctcattgtgaggtaaagttacagggaaccagggcagagggccttcacagtagtggcacccaccctgtggaacaccctcccaccagatgtcaaggggaaaaacaactatctgacttttagaagacacctggaggcagccctgtttagggaagttttaatgtttgatgttttattgtgtttctaatattctgttgggagcctcccagagtgattggggaaacccagccagatgggcgaggtataaataataaattattatcactaCTGCTTTTTCAAAGAATAACATGGGGTACGATAAGCCCCCCGCCACCCCaaaccagcaaaaaaaaattccaaaataaCATCACCACCTCAACATCtcagtcttttatttccttggaagcatATCAACAGAGCTCAGTTTCCAGGAACATATCTTCCTGAAGCTCCTGTAGTAATggtccccctccccacatctgAAAAACACGGAAATCACTGCAGATTGCCCAGCTGTTGGAAAATTCCAGCAGAAAATGAATAGAAATTGCTCAGTCAATGCACGCATCTGACTCATCTCGACGGTACAAGTGAGGGCCTAATTATGAGAAGTCATGTGGCGAGATAAATGGTGCCGTTCCCGAAAATATTCCTGGCAGACGGGGCAGGTCAGCTTCTCCTCCCGCCTCCTTTTGCGTGGGGACTCTGGCGAAGGCCCCTCCTTTTTGTGGTGGCAGCGCATGTGGAACACCAGGTCAGACGTCATGCGGAAGGAGAGGTTGCATTTCGCGCACCAGTTTTGTGCCGCGACGCTGAAGGAGGTGAAGGTAGGAGGCAACAGAGTCAAGGAAGCGGACGAGGGACTCGAGGCTGGGGCGGGCGTGGCCTGCCTTTGCTCTCCCATCGGCCTGGGCCACAGCCCCGAGGGATAAGGGTTGCGCTGAACGAGGCCCGCCTGCAGCAACGGGGAGCCGTTCAAGTCGCTCGCCAGGAACTTTGAAGCCAGAAGGGCGCTGTAACGCATTAGGTCCGCGGCACTGGCGCACCCTGACAACTCCCCTGGGCCTTTGGCTAAGTCACTCAGAGGATGAGGGGCAACGGCTGTCCTCCTGTCCAGCAGGCATTTAGCTGGCTTGCTGAAAGCACTCTTTGGCTCCCTGGCACCTCTGTTGGGCCACACAAAGGAAAACGCACTGCCAGGTGAACACCGAACAGGGTCCCTGCCAGCCTGGGCCTCCCCAATTCCTTGTTCCAGCCCCGCTTTGGCTTTCTCCATTTTCATCTTCTCCTTCATCTGCCTCACTTCGGTGAACGCACTCTCCTTCTGCTGCAGGAGGAGAGCATCCTTCTTAACAGACATTTGTTTCCCTGCGCCGAGCTTCCAGAAAGATCCGCCCGATACCTGCTGCGCAACTCCTTCGTCCCTGCTCCCGCTGTGCTGTCCTTCGTGCAGGTGGTTTGTCTTCTCCAACAACACAGCCTTCCGGCTGAGGCCGTTCTCCACGTCGTCGCAGCTCGTCCGCCTCTCCCCGTGGGAATCCTCTTTCCAAGCGGCCATTTTGAACTCCAGGTCCCTAGCCAGGCTGTGGAAGTTTGTGGGTTGTCCTACCAACCTGCTTTTCGCCGTCTTTGGGGCGGAAAGGTTTCTCCAGAGCTGGGCGCTGTTCTCTGGGAAGCAGAGGAAGCGGGCGTGAGACAGATACGGGTGCTCCCATTTGAAAACTTGCTTGCAGTTTGGGCAATCCAACTCTAGGCAGAAAGAAAAGTCATGAGagtcacagaattgcagagttgggccATCTAAATCATAGATCCCATCTGCTTCATTATCCCAATTCCTATGCTTATTGACAGTCTCAACAACTCTAAAAGTTTGGGAATGTAAGACTTCTGTTACAGAAGGCATGATTCTTCCTCAGCAAGGCTTGATCTTTTATGtgcttaataatattattaataatgctTTCAACCAATAGACAGTAgcaccttggaagccgaacggaatctgttctggaagtccgacTTCCGAtgttccaaaacgttcaggaaccaaggcgcagcttccgattggctgcaggaagctcctgcagccaatcagaagccgcaaacGTCACATTTGATGTTTGGGTTCCagagaacgttcgaaaaccggaaaaaaatcacttccggttttcgatcgtttggaagccaaaacatttgactcccaaggcatttgaaaaccaaggttaaGACTGTACTTGCAACAGATGTTGGACTTATAGTTCCTCACTCCCCCTGCATCCTTCTTTAAAAACTGGCATTATTTTGGTTACTCTCCAATTCTCTAGTAACAAAGCCGATTTTAGTTCCAAGCTCCTTTGGTCAGGAGATGAGCAATTTCACTCTTGAGTTCTCTCAGGGGGCTTTCAAGTGTATGCCAACTGGATAGGATGGCATCAATCCTTAATTTGTCAAGCAGCCCTAGAAACTCATCTCTTGTCAGTTCTCCAAATGCCCTCCCTGAAAAATTGCTTCTAGGACATGTGTCTAACATCTTCCACCAAGATGATCAATGCAAAATCCCTGTTTCTTAGCTACGGGAATAACAGGAATGTATCTTATAGCAACATGGCATGAAAAAAATGATATATTCTTGTAAGAATCATTGCATCattgcacataataataataataataataataataataataataataataataattattacttataccctgcccatctggctgggtttccccagccactctgggtggcttacaacagaaaaatgaaataaaacaattaaacattaaaagcctccctaaacagggctgccttcagatgtcttctaaaaatctggtagctatttttctctttgacatctgatgggagggcgttccacaggacaggcgccaccaccgagaaggccctctgcctagttccctgtaacctcacttcttgcagcgagggaactcccagaaggccctcggcactggacctcagtgtccgggcagaacgatgggggtggagacgctccttcaggtatactggaccgaggccatttaatttaaatatatttaaatcactttgatgcctccttcccaaagcctggcaggGCGCAAGGGCTGcggggggggaggtgtgtgtgtgccaaatttcGATGTAGCTCAGGGAGCCATAATGCCCACGTCTGCCCCGGTGAGTAGTTCTAAAGATCATTAATAATAATGAACTGGTCCCTACCTT containing:
- the ZNF488 gene encoding zinc finger protein 488, which codes for MELTLLTKEFRTSDSRLLPQHFPDVLATVHTTQEIPEETILGPCLLHDAQLDTVAFIALKCSEKRNIHYVIKVDATSVQNPGGFPWMRLVQPASNKKEQNLEAYLRNSQLYYRPTRKIHRNEELLVWYDDELSGLLGFNEIKASRSLHSELDCPNCKQVFKWEHPYLSHARFLCFPENSAQLWRNLSAPKTAKSRLVGQPTNFHSLARDLEFKMAAWKEDSHGERRTSCDDVENGLSRKAVLLEKTNHLHEGQHSGSRDEGVAQQVSGGSFWKLGAGKQMSVKKDALLLQQKESAFTEVRQMKEKMKMEKAKAGLEQGIGEAQAGRDPVRCSPGSAFSFVWPNRGAREPKSAFSKPAKCLLDRRTAVAPHPLSDLAKGPGELSGCASAADLMRYSALLASKFLASDLNGSPLLQAGLVQRNPYPSGLWPRPMGEQRQATPAPASSPSSASLTLLPPTFTSFSVAAQNWCAKCNLSFRMTSDLVFHMRCHHKKEGPSPESPRKRRREEKLTCPVCQEYFRERHHLSRHMTSHN